From Enterococcus mediterraneensis, the proteins below share one genomic window:
- a CDS encoding TFIIB-type zinc ribbon-containing protein: MDVLTHKCPNCGGALTFEPDDQKFHCPYCLSIFTVDEVSEFEEKQKQAQMAESETPAEEPTAESASETETINPTDTAGEAENAEGMSDSMDLFLCPNCGAEIVTDATTAATYCYYCHNPVVLQGRLSGNFLPNKVLPFAIGKEEATAKFLEWAQKKAFVPKDFFSQEQVEKLTGVYFPYWDVDAETQGELTGTGTALRVWIVGDIEYTETKQYEIERAGKIKFKNLVKNALSKNVQQKMVTGVQPFPLEKAVEFKNQYLAGFQAEKRDIEYADMQETVKKELHSYSEDLLRGTVGSFSTFVPRQKNVDVTKEEEQYLLLPVWLVTYRSNDSDKKTYYYAMNGQTGKVSGVLPISYKKLGLTALGIFLGVLLLFLLGGYFI; encoded by the coding sequence GAAGTAAGCGAATTTGAAGAAAAACAAAAGCAAGCGCAAATGGCAGAATCAGAAACTCCAGCTGAAGAACCAACGGCCGAATCTGCAAGCGAAACAGAGACGATCAACCCCACAGACACCGCTGGAGAAGCTGAAAATGCAGAAGGAATGTCGGATTCAATGGATCTGTTCCTATGTCCTAACTGCGGTGCTGAGATCGTGACAGATGCGACAACTGCGGCGACTTATTGTTATTACTGCCATAATCCGGTCGTTTTACAGGGACGCCTCAGCGGTAATTTTCTGCCAAACAAAGTTCTGCCTTTTGCGATCGGTAAAGAAGAAGCTACCGCGAAATTTTTAGAATGGGCACAAAAAAAAGCCTTTGTTCCTAAAGATTTCTTTAGTCAGGAACAGGTAGAAAAATTGACCGGTGTTTATTTTCCTTATTGGGATGTCGATGCCGAGACCCAAGGCGAATTGACCGGGACCGGAACGGCTTTGCGAGTCTGGATCGTCGGTGATATCGAATATACCGAGACCAAGCAATACGAGATTGAACGGGCTGGAAAAATCAAATTCAAAAATCTAGTGAAAAATGCCTTGTCAAAAAATGTACAGCAAAAAATGGTGACTGGCGTACAACCTTTCCCACTAGAAAAAGCAGTCGAGTTTAAAAATCAATATCTGGCAGGCTTCCAAGCAGAAAAACGCGATATCGAGTATGCGGATATGCAGGAAACCGTCAAAAAAGAACTGCATTCTTACAGCGAAGATCTCTTGCGAGGAACAGTCGGCAGCTTCTCCACTTTCGTTCCCAGACAAAAAAACGTCGATGTGACGAAAGAAGAAGAACAATACCTATTATTGCCGGTTTGGCTGGTAACTTACCGCAGCAACGATTCTGATAAAAAGACCTATTATTACGCTATGAACGGTCAAACCGGGAAAGTCAGCGGAGTCCTGCCTATCAGTTATAAGAAATTAGGATTGACCGCACTAGGAATCTTTTTAGGTGTCTTACTTCTCTTTTTACTTGGGGGGTATTTCATATGA
- a CDS encoding TPM domain-containing protein — MKKLLVFLAVLLGSLSLVGSSVFAAENLVEDNAGLFTAEQQDQLNTKAAEISETIKGQILIVTNDDNTEDPRDFADNYLRDKVGNDQNGAVLLLDMNQRQIYLSTSGNMIDYLTDRRIDEILDDVETYMGSAAYFEAADAYLSKTAAFVEDGVPGGHYRVDEETGKITRYKTITALEAVIAAAAALVASLAFFLITKSRYQLKSGVYKYPYQENADLQLTKKENRLVHSFVTTRRIPRNNNSGGGFGGSGGSTTHSSGGGTFGGGGRGF; from the coding sequence ATGAAAAAATTACTTGTTTTTCTCGCGGTACTTTTAGGAAGTCTTTCGTTGGTTGGCTCTTCTGTTTTTGCTGCTGAAAATCTTGTTGAAGATAATGCAGGATTATTTACTGCTGAACAACAAGACCAGCTGAACACCAAAGCAGCAGAAATCAGTGAAACGATCAAAGGACAGATTTTGATCGTGACAAATGACGACAACACCGAAGATCCTCGTGATTTTGCAGATAATTATTTACGAGACAAAGTCGGCAACGACCAAAACGGTGCGGTCTTATTGTTAGATATGAACCAACGACAAATCTATCTTTCCACTTCCGGAAACATGATCGATTATCTGACGGATCGCCGAATCGATGAGATTTTAGACGATGTGGAAACTTATATGGGCAGTGCCGCTTATTTTGAAGCGGCAGATGCTTACCTCTCAAAAACAGCGGCCTTTGTTGAAGATGGTGTGCCGGGCGGACACTACCGCGTGGACGAAGAAACCGGCAAGATCACCCGCTACAAAACCATTACAGCATTAGAAGCGGTGATTGCTGCGGCTGCCGCTCTCGTAGCAAGTCTGGCTTTTTTCTTGATCACGAAATCGAGATATCAACTAAAAAGCGGTGTTTATAAATATCCTTATCAGGAAAACGCTGATCTGCAACTAACGAAAAAAGAAAATCGTCTGGTCCATTCTTTTGTGACTACTCGACGTATCCCTAGAAACAATAACAGCGGCGGCGGTTTTGGCGGCAGCGGAGGCAGTACTACCCACTCCAGCGGCGGCGGAACTTTCGGCGGCGGCGGACGTGGATTCTAA
- a CDS encoding pyridoxal-phosphate dependent enzyme, translated as MIVKNEAAGILRAQEILKPIMIHTPLAPSNILSAEKQGDIYLKLENLQRTGSFKARGAYYKLASLTDQEKQRGVIACSAGNHAQGVALAAKLLGINARIFMPTHAPNVKIDATRSYGATVVLAGETFDETKQYTLEAAALSGEIFISPFDDLKVIEGQGTIGLELLEDLSEIDNVIVPIGGGGLIAGIAVAIKTFRPEVKIIGVQTYQVHGMVRSIWQKKLVAKRDSATLADGCDVALAGELTYHLLKNRIDETVLVEEKMIEEAICYLALKEKVIAEGAGALSTAAILSGTIDHLLKGKKTAAIVSGGNIDFSLFKEII; from the coding sequence ATGATCGTAAAGAACGAAGCAGCAGGAATTTTGCGAGCACAGGAAATCTTGAAACCTATCATGATTCATACACCGCTTGCACCTAGCAATATTTTATCTGCGGAGAAGCAAGGCGATATTTACTTAAAACTGGAAAATCTGCAACGGACGGGCTCTTTTAAAGCAAGAGGTGCCTATTACAAATTAGCTTCATTGACGGATCAAGAAAAACAGCGGGGCGTGATCGCCTGCTCAGCGGGAAACCATGCGCAAGGTGTAGCTTTAGCGGCAAAATTATTAGGGATCAACGCTCGTATTTTTATGCCTACACATGCCCCAAACGTCAAAATCGACGCGACAAGAAGCTATGGAGCAACTGTTGTTTTAGCCGGCGAGACTTTTGATGAAACAAAACAATATACTTTAGAAGCCGCTGCACTTTCAGGTGAGATTTTTATCTCCCCGTTTGATGATCTGAAGGTGATCGAAGGGCAAGGGACGATTGGTTTAGAGCTTTTAGAAGATTTATCTGAGATCGACAACGTCATTGTACCGATTGGCGGCGGTGGTTTGATTGCGGGGATCGCTGTAGCAATCAAGACCTTTCGGCCAGAGGTCAAAATCATTGGAGTGCAGACCTATCAGGTACATGGAATGGTTCGGTCCATCTGGCAGAAAAAGTTAGTAGCCAAACGGGACAGTGCCACGCTGGCTGATGGCTGCGATGTCGCTTTAGCAGGAGAGTTGACCTATCATTTATTGAAAAATCGGATCGATGAAACGGTTCTAGTAGAGGAAAAGATGATCGAAGAAGCGATCTGTTATTTAGCGCTGAAAGAAAAAGTTATCGCAGAAGGAGCAGGAGCGCTGAGTACAGCAGCGATCCTCAGCGGAACGATCGATCATTTGCTGAAAGGAAAAAAGACAGCCGCCATCGTTTCTGGCGGTAATATCGATTTCTCGCTCTTTAAAGAAATCATCTGA
- a CDS encoding helix-turn-helix domain-containing protein: MNFQTLQSIYPDSKLSHLPYDEKNFLAIPVNEGVALIDRNGLSDREEKLLITLLPNKKISQSVIEHQWYRILFKNEPINTSPCIRVIQLQLKTNPGFFKKEWQHEIKDMFPDLLDSFFLDEQQAFIIEEKKDITYSAEEIFGLFQALDSDFDVYSQIFVGAFHIEPSRFYENFQQERLIFQNQLEVANTQKEFSFTQSVIDYLVGDSIKNNVLLRSLYQEWFADNEIVTILQSLWRNQGNVSSTSKELFLHRNTLLYRLEKFQEATKLDVKNMDDLMLCHLLIDVFGKGF, from the coding sequence ATGAATTTTCAAACATTACAATCAATCTATCCAGACAGTAAACTCAGCCATTTGCCATATGATGAAAAAAATTTTCTCGCGATACCTGTTAATGAAGGTGTTGCACTGATTGATCGCAACGGATTGAGTGATCGTGAAGAAAAACTTCTCATAACATTATTGCCAAATAAAAAAATCTCCCAATCAGTGATCGAACATCAATGGTATCGTATCCTCTTTAAAAACGAACCGATCAATACGTCGCCTTGCATACGAGTCATCCAGCTGCAATTAAAAACAAATCCCGGCTTTTTTAAAAAAGAATGGCAGCATGAGATCAAAGACATGTTTCCTGATCTTCTTGATTCTTTCTTTTTGGATGAGCAGCAGGCTTTTATTATCGAAGAAAAAAAAGACATCACTTACTCCGCGGAAGAAATCTTTGGATTGTTTCAAGCATTGGATAGTGACTTTGATGTATACTCGCAGATTTTTGTAGGGGCATTCCATATCGAACCTTCTCGATTTTATGAAAATTTCCAACAAGAACGCTTAATCTTCCAAAATCAGCTGGAAGTTGCCAACACTCAAAAAGAATTTTCTTTTACCCAATCAGTGATCGATTATCTTGTAGGAGATTCGATAAAGAATAATGTTTTATTGCGTTCGTTATATCAAGAATGGTTCGCTGACAATGAAATCGTCACGATTCTCCAAAGCTTGTGGCGCAATCAGGGAAATGTCAGCTCAACATCAAAAGAATTGTTCTTGCATCGCAACACGCTTTTATACCGCTTAGAAAAATTTCAGGAAGCCACAAAACTGGATGTCAAAAATATGGATGATCTGATGCTCTGCCATTTGCTGATCGATGTTTTTGGGAAGGGATTTTGA
- the xylB gene encoding xylulokinase — MSYVLGVDLGTSSLKGLVVDREGQVVASASKDYPLLHPQTGYSEQDPQEWLDAFVDVVQQLTTKVADFTKELEGISFSGQMHSLVVLDENEQVLRPAILWNDVRTTKQCQEIMATFGETLLSITKNRALEGFTLPKILWIQENEPAVWQQVRHMMLPKDYLGFWLSGTMHMDYSDAAGTLLLDEEKKEWSDSILDRFAIPKAYLPELIDSTGMIGTLRQELTAQFGFEKEVQLFAGGADNACAAAGAGILDDKTAMASIGTSGVFLSLENSAEQDYQGKLHLFNHVVKDRFYSMGVTLAAGHSLNWFKETFAPQQSFDELLAEIPTIPAGANGLLFSPYIVGERTPHVDSKIRGSFIGMDTTHTLSHFARAVLEGITFSLKDSQVLMEQVAGKSFKKVVSVGGGAKNAAWLQIQADIFDADILCLEAEQGPGLGAAMLAAVGLGWYASLPECAETFVSYLPAVHPNKEAVEQYQKLYAIYREIYPATKEICHQLNEY, encoded by the coding sequence ATGTCATATGTTTTAGGAGTCGATCTTGGTACTAGTTCATTAAAGGGACTAGTGGTAGATCGTGAAGGGCAAGTCGTGGCGTCTGCATCTAAGGATTATCCTTTGCTGCACCCACAGACTGGATACAGCGAACAGGATCCACAGGAATGGCTAGATGCTTTTGTAGATGTAGTTCAACAATTGACAACAAAAGTAGCTGATTTTACTAAAGAATTAGAAGGAATCAGTTTTTCTGGGCAGATGCATAGCTTAGTTGTTTTAGATGAAAACGAGCAAGTGTTGCGCCCGGCAATTTTATGGAATGATGTTCGTACAACAAAGCAATGCCAAGAAATCATGGCGACATTTGGCGAAACATTGCTGTCTATTACAAAAAACCGAGCATTAGAGGGATTCACTTTACCCAAAATTTTGTGGATTCAAGAAAATGAACCGGCAGTCTGGCAACAAGTCCGGCACATGATGCTGCCGAAAGATTATCTGGGTTTCTGGTTATCCGGTACAATGCATATGGATTATTCAGATGCAGCCGGGACACTTTTATTGGATGAAGAAAAGAAAGAGTGGTCGGACTCAATTTTAGATCGTTTTGCTATCCCAAAAGCTTATTTGCCTGAATTGATCGATTCTACAGGAATGATTGGTACACTTCGTCAGGAGCTTACGGCACAATTCGGATTTGAAAAAGAGGTCCAATTATTTGCTGGTGGCGCTGATAATGCGTGTGCGGCGGCCGGAGCCGGTATTTTGGATGACAAAACAGCGATGGCAAGCATCGGGACATCAGGTGTCTTTTTATCGTTAGAAAATAGTGCAGAACAAGATTATCAAGGCAAACTGCATCTGTTCAATCACGTTGTAAAAGACCGTTTCTACTCAATGGGGGTTACATTAGCGGCGGGGCATAGTTTGAATTGGTTCAAGGAAACTTTTGCACCCCAGCAATCTTTTGACGAATTATTAGCGGAGATTCCTACTATTCCTGCCGGAGCAAACGGATTACTGTTCTCTCCATATATCGTAGGTGAACGGACACCCCATGTGGACAGTAAAATCCGTGGAAGCTTCATTGGTATGGATACGACCCATACATTGTCTCATTTTGCGCGGGCGGTATTAGAAGGAATCACTTTCTCCCTGAAAGATTCTCAAGTATTGATGGAGCAGGTAGCAGGCAAGTCTTTCAAAAAAGTCGTTTCTGTAGGCGGCGGCGCTAAAAATGCTGCTTGGCTGCAGATCCAAGCAGATATTTTTGATGCGGATATTTTGTGTTTGGAAGCAGAACAAGGACCAGGATTAGGAGCTGCCATGTTAGCGGCGGTAGGACTTGGCTGGTATGCTTCACTGCCTGAGTGCGCTGAAACTTTCGTGTCATATCTTCCAGCTGTACATCCAAACAAAGAAGCTGTAGAGCAATATCAAAAACTTTATGCTATCTATCGAGAAATCTATCCAGCTACAAAAGAGATCTGTCATCAACTGAATGAATATTAA
- a CDS encoding carbohydrate ABC transporter permease → MDNSYKAKRILIYVFLIFLTILSILPFWVVLVNSTRSAEQIQQGLSLLPGENLKYNWEVLMNKGFDVFGGFRNSFIISAGSTILNVYFSALAAYGVIAYQFKGRKVLFAIILGLLMIPQQISMIGFYQFMSRLGLLNSFIPLILPSIAAPTSVFFLKQYLETIYHPDLADSARLDGAGEIKIFHNIMLPLMKPGLATMAIFSFVTSWNNFLMPLILINDSRKFTLPMLIQLLRTDVYRTEFGSMYLGVSLSIIPLLLIYLFLSKYIVGGVTAGGIKE, encoded by the coding sequence ATGGATAACTCATATAAAGCAAAACGAATACTTATTTACGTCTTTCTTATTTTCCTGACTATATTGAGTATCTTACCTTTTTGGGTAGTTCTTGTTAACTCTACTCGTTCTGCAGAACAAATTCAACAAGGATTATCTTTGTTACCTGGCGAAAACTTGAAATATAATTGGGAAGTTTTAATGAATAAAGGATTTGATGTATTTGGAGGTTTTAGAAATAGTTTCATTATTTCTGCCGGCTCAACAATACTAAATGTGTATTTTTCAGCATTAGCAGCATATGGAGTTATTGCATACCAATTCAAAGGAAGAAAAGTTCTTTTTGCGATCATATTAGGTCTGTTAATGATTCCTCAGCAAATCAGCATGATTGGTTTTTATCAATTTATGAGTAGACTTGGCTTGCTAAATAGTTTTATTCCATTGATTCTTCCATCTATTGCTGCTCCTACATCTGTTTTTTTCTTAAAACAGTATTTGGAGACTATTTATCATCCAGATTTAGCAGATTCAGCAAGGCTTGATGGAGCAGGTGAGATAAAAATTTTTCACAATATTATGTTGCCATTAATGAAACCTGGATTGGCTACCATGGCAATTTTTTCGTTTGTCACTTCATGGAATAACTTCCTGATGCCGTTGATTCTGATCAATGATTCTAGGAAATTTACACTGCCAATGTTGATTCAATTACTAAGAACGGATGTATATCGCACAGAATTTGGTAGTATGTATCTAGGAGTATCCTTAAGTATTATACCGCTGCTCTTAATCTATTTATTCTTATCTAAGTATATTGTAGGAGGAGTAACTGCGGGTGGAATCAAGGAATAA
- a CDS encoding carbohydrate ABC transporter permease, with translation MKKNKGKFEKYNRYGYLFLAPFFIAFLIFQLYPIIYTIFLSFTDLKGWNPVANFIGIDNYTNIFQNAMFLKSIRNTFILWIVNFIPQIGLALLLAAWFTNIKLRLKNTGFFKVVFYLPNIITAASVAVLFYALFSFPMGPMNLVLTELGVLDAPFDFFRSVTGTRLIVSFIQFWMWYGQTTIVLVSGILSIDNSLFESAMVDGASDNQIFRQITLPLLKPILLYTLVTSLIGGLQMFDIPFLLTNGNPGNSVTTITMFIYKQAFTGSRNFNVAATASVILLLLSIVLSTLLFRFFKENSKVRGK, from the coding sequence AAAAGTATAATCGCTACGGTTATCTATTTTTGGCGCCTTTTTTTATCGCATTTCTAATTTTTCAATTGTATCCAATCATTTATACAATATTTTTGAGTTTCACGGATTTAAAAGGTTGGAATCCAGTTGCTAATTTTATAGGCATTGACAATTATACAAATATTTTTCAAAATGCGATGTTTTTAAAATCCATTAGGAATACTTTTATTTTATGGATAGTCAATTTTATTCCACAGATAGGTCTTGCTTTACTTTTAGCTGCGTGGTTTACGAATATTAAATTGAGACTCAAGAATACAGGTTTTTTCAAAGTAGTATTTTATTTACCCAATATTATTACTGCTGCTTCTGTTGCTGTTTTATTCTATGCCCTTTTTAGTTTTCCAATGGGTCCAATGAATTTAGTGTTAACAGAGTTGGGTGTACTTGATGCACCATTTGACTTTTTTAGAAGTGTTACTGGAACACGTTTAATAGTATCATTTATTCAATTTTGGATGTGGTATGGTCAAACAACAATCGTATTAGTTTCAGGAATTTTGAGTATTGATAATTCATTATTTGAGTCAGCAATGGTAGATGGAGCAAGTGATAATCAAATATTCCGACAAATAACACTCCCTTTGCTGAAACCAATCTTGCTTTATACATTAGTTACCTCGCTGATTGGTGGATTACAAATGTTTGATATTCCATTCCTATTAACGAATGGAAATCCTGGAAATAGTGTAACGACGATTACAATGTTTATCTACAAGCAAGCATTTACGGGTAGTAGAAACTTCAATGTGGCAGCAACTGCCTCGGTTATTTTATTACTACTATCGATTGTTTTGAGTACACTACTATTTCGATTTTTCAAAGAAAACAGCAAAGTGAGGGGTAAATAA